TTGGTGCCGCTGAAGTAGGCGTCGAGCACCAATCCCGTCTTCTCGCGGATCCAGGGCTCCTTTCCTTTCGCCTTCAGCTCGTTGCACAGATCCGCGGTGCGCCGGTCCTGCCAGACGATCGCGTTGTGGATGGGCCGTCCCGAATGCCGATCCCAGAGCAGCGTCGTCTCGCGTTGGTTGGTGATCCCGATGGCCTGCAGCTCGGCGGGCTTGATCGAGGCCTGCCGCATCGCCGCTGCGATGGCCTTCAGCGTCGCCGTCCAGATGTCGTCGAGGTCATGCTCCACCCAGCCCGGCTTGGGGAAGATCTGCCGGAACTCGACGTTGGCCTTGGCTTTCACCGAGAGGCGCTGGTCGAGCACCAGCGCGGTGCTGCCGGTGGTGCCCTGATCGATCGCGAGGACGTACCTGGCCATCAGGCGGCTCCCTGGAAGAACGACACGATACTGCTGCAGACTTCGGCGGACTCCACGTCGAGCGGCAGGACGTGCCCGCTCCGCTGCAGCATCCGCAGCTCGACCCGGGGCGAGGAGAGCATCCCCTGCAGGCGCTGCGCGCCCGACGGAGAGAGGGTCCGGTCCAGGGCGCCCTGGAGGATGAGCGCGGGCGCGCGGACGCGGGAAGCGAGCTGCCTCGCCTCCTGCGAAAGCGCGCGCAGCTCCGCCCCCCAGCGCATGGGGATTGCGTCGTACGAGCCGGCGACTTTCTCGCGATCGTCCGGCTGACCGCGGATGTCGCGGGCGCCCTTTCCCAACAGGACGCGGAGCGCAGGCAGGCGGCCGATGACGTTGGCGAACAGCCACGTCCCTCGCGCGAACTCGATCGCCGGCGCCAGCAGCGCAATCGCGGAAAAGTCCGGCAGCCCCTTGTCCGCCCAGGACCGCGCCGCGAGGTGGATCACCAGCAGGCTTCCCATCGAGAGACCGCAGAGAAAGATCCGCCGCGCGCCGCACAGCGAGAGCAGCGCGGACTCCGCCGCGCGGATGACATCTCCGCGCGTGACGCCGTAGAGGTCCACTGGAGTCGTGCCGTGCCCCGGAAGAACCGGGCCGACGGCGCGAAATCCCGCCCCTGCCAGCGCCTCGCCGACGGGGCGCATCTCCGCGGGCGATCCCGTCAGGCCATGCAGGAGCAGGCACGCGTCGGGTCCATCGCCCAGCGCGAACGGGTCCGCGGGTCGGGCCATGCGACGCGCGGCGTACCAGCTTCGCCCGACGGCCGCAATCGCTTGCGCCGCAGATGCCCAAGTGCGAGAAGGCGCCCATGTCCGCCGACCATCCCGCCGCTCCGCCGCCGGTGCAGATCCAGCTCCAGATCGACGAGCAGACCGCGCACGGCATGTATGTCAACATGGCGATGCTGAACCACAACGAGACGGAGTTCGTCATCGACTTCATCTACGTGCAGCCGCAGGCGCCGAAGGCGGTGGTGCGCGCGCGCGTGATCAACAGCCCAAAGCACATGAAGCGCTTCCTCCTCGCGCTGCAGGAGAACGTGGCCAAGTACGAAGCGCAGTTCGGCAAGATCGATGCTTCCGGACCGGCGCCCCACCTGCTCCCGGTGCACTAGGGAGCGACTCGAAGATCACCGCGGAGGTCGCGGAGTTTGGGGGGCGCGAAGGAGACATCGTTCTTCGCGCTCTCCGCGCCTCCGCGGTCATCAGTTGGCCCGAATGGAGGCTGGTCGCAGGGTCGTGTCGCCTTCCACGACGAGTTGCGCCCGGAGCTTCTGCACCACGCCCTTCATGCCTTTCATGCGCGCCAGCTCCTCGATGCTCGAGAAGGGCCGCTTGTTCCGCCGCTCCACGATGGCATGCGCGCGGCCGCGGCCGATGCCGGGCAAGAGGCGCAGCTCGGCTTCGCTGGCGCGGTTCACGTTCANNNNNNNNNNNNNNNNNNNNNNNNNNNNNNNNNNNNNNNNNNNNNNNNNNNNNNNNNNNNNNNNNNNNNNNNNNNNNNNNNNNNNNNNNNNNNNNNNNNNNNNNNNNNNNNNNNNNNNNNNNNNTGCACGCGCCCTATTCCTGTCCGTCCTGCGCAGCGACGGAGAGCGCGCCCCCGGGCCGCGATTCGGCCCGGCGATCGCGGTCGTCCTCGCGGAGCTGGATCCGGCCGCCGAGCGGCAGCGAGTCCAGCACCACGTTGATCGACCCGTCTCGATTCAGCCAGGCCATGCCCACGCGGCTCCAGATCCGGCTCCGCAGCCCCGGCTTGTCGATGATGTTGTAGGCGATCCACGGTTTCTTCCACGCGCCGCTCTCGGCAGGGCCGACCGCTTGCATCGGCGCCACGCCCGCCTGGTTCTCCATCCGCTCCTCCCGCCGGCCGCTCCACTGCGGCCATGCCAGCCGGGAGAGCACGCGCCGTGCCAGCGCCGTCCCCTCTGCGAGCGGCCTGACCCAGGCGTTCCAGGACGAGAGGGGGTCGCAGAATGGGACAGCCGCCTTGACGGACCCGGCCACGCGGGCGTAGGAGGGCCCGCACAGCAA
The window above is part of the Deltaproteobacteria bacterium genome. Proteins encoded here:
- a CDS encoding alpha/beta fold hydrolase, which produces MARPADPFALGDGPDACLLLHGLTGSPAEMRPVGEALAGAGFRAVGPVLPGHGTTPVDLYGVTRGDVIRAAESALLSLCGARRIFLCGLSMGSLLVIHLAARSWADKGLPDFSAIALLAPAIEFARGTWLFANVIGRLPALRVLLGKGARDIRGQPDDREKVAGSYDAIPMRWGAELRALSQEARQLASRVRAPALILQGALDRTLSPSGAQRLQGMLSSPRVELRMLQRSGHVLPLDVESAEVCSSIVSFFQGAA
- a CDS encoding DUF655 domain-containing protein — translated: MNRASEAELRLLPGIGRGRAHAIVERRNKRPFSSIEELARMKGMKGVVQKLRAQLVVEGDTTLRPASIRAN
- a CDS encoding DUF3467 domain-containing protein → MSADHPAAPPPVQIQLQIDEQTAHGMYVNMAMLNHNETEFVIDFIYVQPQAPKAVVRARVINSPKHMKRFLLALQENVAKYEAQFGKIDASGPAPHLLPVH